The sequence CACAAGGCCGAATTTCAAAACATGATTTAGGAATATGGGATGATGATCATATTGAAGGCTTAAAAACTATCGTGGACCGCTGCCACGAACATGGAGCCAAAGTTGGTATTCAACTGCAGCATGCGGGAAGAAAAGCAACCGTTGATGGTGAAATCCTCGCTCCATCAGCCATTCCATTTAGTGGAAATATGAAAACACCAAAAGAGATGACGAGTGCTGAAATTAAAGAAACAATTGCCGATTTCCAAATGGGGGCACGCCGGGCAAAAGAAGCGGGATTTGACGTGATTGAAATTCATGGAGCCCATGGCTATTTAATTCATGAATTTCTTTCACCATTAACAAATCAGAGAAATGATGAATATGGTGGTACCGCTGAAAAACGCTACCGTTTTTTAAAAGAAGTAATTGACGCTGTAAAAAAAGAATGGGATGGGCCTCTCTTTGTTCGAATATCCGCTTCAGATTACCACCCAGAAGGCTTAACAGTTGAAAACTATTTAGACTATGCAAAGGAAATGAAAACTCAAGGGGTCGATTTAATTGACTGTAGCTCGGGAGGTTTAATCCCAAATGCAAAGATTGATATTTATCCTGGATATCAAGTGCAATTTTCAGAAAAAATTAAAAGCTATGCAGACATTTATACTGGTGCAGTTGGTTTAATTACGTCGAGTCTCCAAGCAGAAGAAATTGTGAAAAACAGTCGAGCGGATTTAGTCCTTTTAGGCAGGGAGCTATTGAGAAATCCTTATTGGGCATATGAAGCTGCAAAACAATTAAACGCCTCCATAGAAACACCAAAACAGTATGAGCGCGGCTGGATTTAGTAATGTTCGGTCAATCTGTTATATTACAA is a genomic window of Bacillus sp. (in: firmicutes) containing:
- the namA gene encoding NADPH dehydrogenase NamA; translation: MTTALFSPFTIKNTIFKNRIVMSPMCMYSSDEEDGKVQNFHITHYISRAVGQVGLIIVEATAVTPQGRISKHDLGIWDDDHIEGLKTIVDRCHEHGAKVGIQLQHAGRKATVDGEILAPSAIPFSGNMKTPKEMTSAEIKETIADFQMGARRAKEAGFDVIEIHGAHGYLIHEFLSPLTNQRNDEYGGTAEKRYRFLKEVIDAVKKEWDGPLFVRISASDYHPEGLTVENYLDYAKEMKTQGVDLIDCSSGGLIPNAKIDIYPGYQVQFSEKIKSYADIYTGAVGLITSSLQAEEIVKNSRADLVLLGRELLRNPYWAYEAAKQLNASIETPKQYERGWI